In Hyphomicrobium denitrificans 1NES1, one DNA window encodes the following:
- a CDS encoding NfeD family protein, with the protein MKFRAPLLVAAGLAAAVAAFSPPVAADKAGSVKLAFEIDIDGAIGPATARYVKEALATAGERSAEVVILRLNTPGGLVTSMREIIADVLSSPIPVVGYVAPSGAHAASAGTYILYATHIAAMAPGTNLGAATPVEIGAPIPGLPGQPDKGDKGTVPAAPPDAMTAKMTNDAVAFIRSLAELRGRNADWAEKAVREAASLSANAALQAGVIDLIAGDTAELLAKIDGRTVTVVGGAPRSLATRGLVVETFQPDWLVRLLSVITDPNVAVILLLIGVYGLIFEFTSPGAVAPGVIGTIALLLGLYALNLLPIDYAGLALMLLGLILLTIEAFNPTIVIGLGGLAAFLLGTAMLLKVEAPGFRLSPAMIDLTAVLIFILVIFVGQALWRVRRRPPRVGGEAMHGLPAEILDWRAGAGHVRANGERWQARGDEPFTPGEMVEVATIDGLTLMVRRRTDPTATQGEPR; encoded by the coding sequence GTGAAATTCCGCGCGCCCCTTCTTGTTGCTGCGGGTCTCGCCGCTGCCGTAGCGGCCTTCTCGCCGCCCGTTGCGGCCGACAAGGCCGGTTCCGTTAAGCTTGCCTTTGAAATCGATATCGACGGTGCAATAGGCCCCGCTACCGCACGATACGTGAAGGAGGCGCTAGCGACCGCGGGCGAGCGCAGTGCTGAAGTTGTTATTCTGCGCCTTAATACGCCTGGCGGTCTCGTCACCAGTATGCGCGAGATTATCGCCGACGTACTCTCCTCACCGATCCCGGTCGTCGGCTACGTCGCGCCGTCAGGTGCCCATGCCGCGAGCGCCGGTACCTACATCCTTTACGCGACGCATATTGCTGCCATGGCGCCCGGGACCAATCTCGGCGCCGCAACACCGGTTGAGATTGGCGCGCCCATTCCGGGCCTTCCAGGCCAGCCTGACAAGGGCGACAAGGGCACGGTTCCTGCTGCGCCGCCTGACGCGATGACGGCGAAGATGACCAATGACGCAGTCGCCTTCATCCGCAGCCTGGCGGAGCTGCGCGGCCGCAACGCCGACTGGGCGGAGAAGGCCGTGCGCGAGGCCGCGAGCCTATCGGCCAACGCCGCACTGCAAGCTGGCGTGATCGACCTCATTGCCGGTGACACAGCAGAGTTGTTAGCGAAAATCGACGGCCGTACCGTCACGGTGGTGGGCGGCGCACCGCGGTCACTCGCGACACGTGGACTTGTCGTCGAGACGTTTCAGCCGGACTGGCTCGTGCGCTTGCTCTCGGTCATTACCGACCCGAACGTAGCCGTGATCCTGCTGCTGATCGGCGTTTATGGCTTAATCTTCGAATTCACCAGCCCCGGAGCGGTCGCGCCCGGCGTTATCGGTACCATCGCGTTACTTCTCGGGCTCTACGCGCTCAACCTGCTGCCAATCGACTATGCAGGTCTCGCTTTGATGCTGCTCGGGCTGATCCTCCTGACCATTGAGGCATTCAACCCTACCATCGTCATCGGCCTCGGCGGCCTCGCCGCCTTCCTGCTCGGCACGGCGATGCTCCTCAAGGTCGAGGCGCCAGGCTTCCGTCTATCGCCGGCAATGATCGATCTCACAGCAGTCCTGATTTTCATCCTTGTCATCTTCGTCGGCCAGGCGCTTTGGCGCGTCCGCCGCCGGCCGCCACGCGTCGGCGGTGAGGCGATGCATGGCCTCCCGGCCGAGATCCTCGACTGGCGGGCCGGGGCAGGCCACGTGCGTGCCAATGGCGAACGCTGGCAGGCCCGCGGCGACGAACCCTTCACCCCCGGCGAAATGGTCGAGGTCGCGACTATCGATGGCCTCACCCTGATGGTGCGGCGTCGGACGGACCCAACGGCCACTCAAGGAGAGCCTCGATGA
- a CDS encoding DUF411 domain-containing protein: MKCLSIAILVLALTAGIAGAEERIAATLYKKPGCQCCETYANYLRENGFDVTVLERPKMSGVTPQSAVRKDLEGCHSTVIGKYVIEGHVPVGPIKRLLAEKPDIKGISLPGMPQGSPGMSGIKQGPFEILSITGKDGPAPVYTKE; this comes from the coding sequence GTGAAATGCCTATCTATCGCCATTCTTGTGCTCGCTCTGACTGCGGGCATCGCTGGCGCCGAGGAAAGAATTGCCGCCACCCTCTACAAGAAACCCGGCTGTCAATGTTGCGAGACCTACGCGAACTATCTTCGCGAGAATGGCTTCGACGTCACGGTGTTGGAACGCCCGAAAATGTCAGGGGTTACGCCGCAGTCCGCCGTACGCAAAGACCTCGAGGGTTGCCATTCGACGGTGATCGGCAAGTACGTGATCGAAGGCCATGTCCCGGTTGGTCCCATCAAGCGGCTACTCGCCGAAAAACCGGATATCAAGGGCATCTCGCTTCCCGGTATGCCGCAAGGTTCGCCGGGTATGTCGGGCATCAAGCAGGGTCCATTCGAAATTCTTTCCATCACCGGCAAGGACGGCCCAGCACCGGTTTACACGAAGGAATGA